The following DNA comes from Thermus oshimai DSM 12092.
CTTGGCCATGAGGACCACCTCCGCCCCCACCTCCAGCGCCCTTAAGGCGGCGGCGGTGTCCGTGGAGAAGAAAGGGTTTCCCGTCCCCCCGCCGAAGATGACGATCCGCTCCTTTTCCAGGTGCCTCAGGGCCCGGCGGCGGATGTAGGGCTCGGCCACCTGGGTGATGGTGAGGGCGGTCTGGACCCGGGTGGGGATCCCCAGGGCCTCGAGGGCGTCCTGCAGGGCCAGGGCGTTCATGATGGTGGCCAGCATCCCGATGTAGTCCGCGGTGGCCCGGTCCATCCCCACCCCCTGCCTGGCCCCCCGCCAGAGGTTCCCCGCCCCAATGACGATGGCCAGCTGCACCCCCGTCTCGTAGGCCGCCTTGATCTCCCGGGCCAGGGCCTGGGTGGCCTCGGGCTCTATGCCGAAGCCGTTTTGGGTGAGGAACTCACCCGAAAGTTTGAGGAGAACCCGTTTGTACCGCATGGCAGGAAAAACCGGGGCCCTAAAGGGTTAGGGCCCCGGACGCGCGCATGGCCTACGCCCCCAGCTCAAAGCGGCAGAAGCGCCGCACCACGATGTTTTCCCCGATCTTGGCGATGGCCTCCTGGATGAGGTCCCTCACCCGGACCTTGTCGTCCTTCACGAAGGGCTGCTCCAGGAGGACCACCTCCTCCAGGTACTTCTTCAGGCGCCCCTCGGCGATCTTCTCCGCAATCTGCTGGGGCTTGCCCTCGTTCAGAGCCGCCTGGATGTAGATCTGGCGCTCCTTTTCTAGTTCCTCCTGGGGAATCTCTTCGGCGGAGACGTAGCGGGGGTTCATCATGGCGATGTGCATGGCGAGGTCCCGGGCTAGGTTCTGGAAGAGCTCGTTCCGGGCCACGAAGTCCGTCTCGCAGTTGAGCTCCACCAGGACCCCCACCCGCTGGTTGTGGTGGATGTAGTGGCCGATGACCCCCTCCCGGGCTTCCCGGTCCGCCTTCTTGGCGGCCTTCATGGCCCCCCGCTCCCTTAGGAGCTGGACCGCCTTTTCCTCGTCCCAGCCCGCGTCCTCCAGGGCCTTCTTCACGTCCATCATGCCCGCCCCGGTGGCTTCCCGGAGCTTTTTGATGATCTCCACCTGGCTCACGCTTCCACCTCCTCATCCCCGGAAGCCAACATTTCCTGCCGCTCCGCCTCCTCCACCAGGGCTAGGGAGGGGGAGGGCTCCACCACCCCACCCCGGGCCTGGATGATGAGGTCCGCCACCCGGGAGAGGATGAGCTGGATGGAGCGGATGGCGTCGTCGTTGCCGGGGATGATGTAGTCCACCAGCTCGGGATCGGAGTCCGTGTCCGCCAGGGCCACCACGGGGATGAAGAGCTTGCGGGCCTCCCTAACCGCGATGGCCTCCTTAGT
Coding sequences within:
- the tsf gene encoding translation elongation factor Ts, which produces MSQVEIIKKLREATGAGMMDVKKALEDAGWDEEKAVQLLRERGAMKAAKKADREAREGVIGHYIHHNQRVGVLVELNCETDFVARNELFQNLARDLAMHIAMMNPRYVSAEEIPQEELEKERQIYIQAALNEGKPQQIAEKIAEGRLKKYLEEVVLLEQPFVKDDKVRVRDLIQEAIAKIGENIVVRRFCRFELGA
- the pyrH gene encoding UMP kinase: MRYKRVLLKLSGEFLTQNGFGIEPEATQALAREIKAAYETGVQLAIVIGAGNLWRGARQGVGMDRATADYIGMLATIMNALALQDALEALGIPTRVQTALTITQVAEPYIRRRALRHLEKERIVIFGGGTGNPFFSTDTAAALRALEVGAEVVLMAKNKVDGVYSDDPRKNPNAKRFDELTYMEVLNRGLQVMDPTAITLCMEAGLPIVVFDIFKPGALVGIIQGEKVGTLIHP